The DNA window GAAGGGCCCTGATGGCGGTTCTGGGATCACCACCGCAGGCCTCGATTACGGCCGAGACATCCGCTTCCATCGGATCTGCGTCGCATGCCGCGTCTTCCTGCTGAGTCATCGTCTTCTCCCTTCGAAGTGACGATGGTACTGCTTCGCGCCTTGGGTCACCACAAAAATGTTCTTCTTTTGTTCTTGGTCTGTGGAATGCGTGGACATCCATCGATGGGTGGTCAGGACACTCTCCCGTCGCTTGCGAGGACCTTGTGCTGGTTCTGCTCTGTTGATTCGATGCTGGGCAAGCTTCGAGGAGGTTCCGATGGAGGTCATCCTGCGCCTGCAATGTGACAACCTTCTAGGCGGCCGGATCGAGCGGGAGACGCCGACCGGGCTTGTGACGATGGCCACGGTTGCGCGGGAGGCTGACGGCCTCGTGGTCCATGTCATCCCGGGCCAGGAGGCGCAGAGCCTAGAGCATCTCGAGGATCTTCGGGCCCGGGACTGTAATGAGTTGCAGAGGCGGATGGGGCGCACGGATGTGACGGTGACGATGCCGACCGGCTAGGGCAACGACCCAGCAGGAGCCGTATTCAATCAGGCGCTCAACGCAGGAAGAGCGGCAGGTAGAGAACACCGATGGTGCAGCCCAATGTGAAGACAGCGGTGATCGCCGCTGCTAACGAAAACCGTTCTTTGCCGTCCTGCATAGCACCCTCCTGCATGATCACGTGCAGTGTGTGGGATACCGCAGCGGCCACGCGCCGGCAGTGCGGCTCCGCACGCGTCTGTGTCGACCGTCTACCGAAGAGGCCAGCTGCCTCACTGGAGCGAGCGCGGCTCAGACCGTCTCGGAGCCGCTGAGCGCCGAGTGAGCCATTTGGATATGCAGTAGGCTCGGGCCGCTCACGCGCGCGAAAGATCGGCGGCGATCACTAGGCTTCGGGAGGCGAGCGCATCACCGGTCGCGGCATAGGCCGCCGTGTTGTGCGGACCTATGGTAAGGGAACGGTATATTGCGCTTACAACCAGATCCGGCAAACTCAAAAACGATAGGTAGATCCCCTACTTGAGGGGCTGCGTGGACCTGCCGTTGCTTCGAGTCCGCGCCTACCAATTGGAATGGACAGCATCGCAAGCAATCGCTCAGGGAAGCTTCTGCTGTGGCATAAGATCGAACAGCAAGCGCGGCAAATCCCAAGCAGACTAGACGCCGCGCAGAAACTCCCGTTCCCCTACCAGCGCTTCTCTGATTTGAGCCTCATCCAGGTAGTGTTTCAATGTGCCCGGGTCCTCGTGTCCTGCAATCTCTGCAAGCGTGAGAAGGATGCCGCGGGTATCGTAATCATAGCCGAACTTCTTTCTGGCTTCTCTCAAAAGACGGCACGCATACTGAGTGAGAAATGTCGCTCGAAGCGAATGAATGCTGCCCTTGACTCCAGCAGCTTCGAAGCCGCGCACCTTGACGATGTCTTTTATGGCGGTGATGGTCAGAGAGTTACCATTCCTGTCAGATAGCCAAAGCCCACCTGACAACTTCTCCCGACTTGAGCTGCGTGAGACGCGTAGAAAGCGGGCACGTTCCCCCCATAGATGTTGAAGGAGAGCAATGACGAGCGGAATCGGAAAGGGCACATTGCGGATCTTTCCCCTTTTCTCCCTAACGCCGACAATTAAGTTCTCGCGACCGGTGTTCGCAAGGTGGTAAACTCTCTCCCGGATGCTCGCTTTCGCAACTCGGTCGCCGGCGAGGAACTCAACACGATCAGAAGGACCAATGAGGTTATCGCCCCGAAGGAGCTGATTTAGAGTGTCACAGCTCAATGCCGCAACGCCCATGGCACGTAGGCCAGTCTCATAAACAGTGCGCCCAAGAAGCCAGTTGCGCTCTGCGATAAAGGCATTGGGATTGTTCATCAGCGCCCGAACTACGCGAGCGGCCTCGCCCTCATCAGGAATCGGACGCTTGCCATTCTTAAGCTTTGGACCTTTTGGAGCTTTGAAGCGAGGTTCAGGCTCCAAGATTTCAACGTTCAACGGTGAAGCCGATATCGAAGCCGCGAAAGAGCGCAGAAGCGGACCGCCAATATTCCGCGACGCCATGAAGTGGCACCACCGCATAACAACACCCGCCCGGCGAGCTTGCCGATTGCGTCCAATTTTCTCAATGCTCAGTGCCTCTGCGAGCCACTGGTGGTAGTGATATTCTCCAGGCTCGTTCCAAGCAACATTATGATCTTGAAGGTAGTTGCACCAGATGCAGATGATGCGAGCTATATCTTGAAGGCTGCCACTGCGCTGTGAGCGCCACGTAGCTAGCTCACGGATGAACGCATCGGCAGGTTCGAACACTCCATAGTCTGGATGCAGTACAATCGGATACTTGGAGAGCTTTATGCCCTTAGAGACCTTTATAGATGCCGATCCGTTGATACAGTGGAAATGAGAGAGCTGGCGAGCCGATTCTTGCACCGACCTGATCACCTTCTTCCAAATGGGACAACTTTTTCGAACTTAGTCAGTAGCTCGCGGTGTTGGTTATTCTTCTCCTGAAGAAGGTGCCGTAGGCGCTTTACCTCTGAGTTGAGTGCATCTCGCTCTGCCAATAGCTCGACGTTTTGCTGCGCCAATCGATCCCTTTCCTGGGAAACTTGAATCTGTGAAATTGTTCGCCCGCGGCGCGGCTTTCTCTGCTGTGCAGATTTTCCTTCCCGCATTCGCTGCAGCCCCTTCAATGCGTGGTCAAGGCGCAATCTCAAATCTGCATTCGGGCCGCCGGGAGCTGCGATGGAATAGCTGGTCCAGGTCGTAAGCACCCTAGCCGGGTCGGACCATTGCTGGACGTCCTTGATGGTAGC is part of the Microvirga terrae genome and encodes:
- a CDS encoding site-specific integrase produces the protein MQESARQLSHFHCINGSASIKVSKGIKLSKYPIVLHPDYGVFEPADAFIRELATWRSQRSGSLQDIARIICIWCNYLQDHNVAWNEPGEYHYHQWLAEALSIEKIGRNRQARRAGVVMRWCHFMASRNIGGPLLRSFAASISASPLNVEILEPEPRFKAPKGPKLKNGKRPIPDEGEAARVVRALMNNPNAFIAERNWLLGRTVYETGLRAMGVAALSCDTLNQLLRGDNLIGPSDRVEFLAGDRVAKASIRERVYHLANTGRENLIVGVREKRGKIRNVPFPIPLVIALLQHLWGERARFLRVSRSSSREKLSGGLWLSDRNGNSLTITAIKDIVKVRGFEAAGVKGSIHSLRATFLTQYACRLLREARKKFGYDYDTRGILLTLAEIAGHEDPGTLKHYLDEAQIREALVGEREFLRGV